Proteins from one Pseudomonas sp. KBS0710 genomic window:
- a CDS encoding LysE family translocator has protein sequence MFEFTALVTYIAVVLGLFLIPGPSVLLVLTRTVQGGRKVGVATGLGVACGDLIHTLCAALGLSAILMTSAAAFNAVKWAGAAYLIYLGVRAFMAKTGTHARLELPAVTPRQAFFQAIGAEVLNPKTAIFFLAFLPQFVHPESGSSLVQFAVLGLIFSVLSAVYTSLLALSIRPLSRGIKGLAKLRRWEGKIIGTLFMGLGLKVAFQQR, from the coding sequence ATGTTTGAATTCACCGCCCTCGTCACCTATATCGCCGTGGTGCTCGGCCTTTTCCTGATCCCCGGCCCTTCCGTGCTGCTGGTGCTCACCCGCACAGTTCAAGGCGGGCGCAAGGTCGGTGTTGCGACCGGGCTGGGCGTGGCGTGCGGCGATTTGATTCACACCCTGTGCGCGGCGTTGGGGCTGTCGGCGATTCTGATGACTTCGGCGGCGGCGTTTAATGCGGTGAAGTGGGCCGGTGCGGCGTATCTGATCTACCTGGGCGTGCGGGCGTTCATGGCAAAAACCGGCACGCATGCGCGGCTCGAGTTGCCTGCGGTGACGCCGCGCCAGGCGTTTTTCCAGGCGATTGGGGCTGAGGTGTTGAACCCGAAAACCGCGATCTTCTTCCTGGCATTCCTGCCGCAATTTGTACACCCGGAATCGGGTTCGTCGCTGGTGCAGTTTGCGGTATTGGGCTTGATCTTTTCGGTACTGAGCGCGGTTTATACAAGTTTGCTGGCACTCTCGATTCGGCCGTTAAGTCGCGGGATCAAGGGGCTGGCCAAGCTGCGTCGGTGGGAAGGCAAGATCATCGGCACGCTGTTTATGGGGCTGGGGTTGAAAGTGGCGTTTCAGCAACGGTGA
- a CDS encoding VOC family protein, whose protein sequence is MELKFSHVDVLVENLEETCAYYAKILKAKISTTQVWNRGGFHVRYAVVLMGQERFMLVQPVAGNLRELLDAHGEGMIYRHCYTTPDIEVAYAELMAEGVQPQDENGRPLSLADLQSPSGTRIIWLPKRFGHFSIEILEEKGLEAFMLAAFA, encoded by the coding sequence ATGGAGCTGAAGTTCAGCCACGTCGATGTACTGGTCGAGAACCTTGAAGAGACCTGCGCTTATTACGCCAAAATCCTCAAGGCCAAAATCTCCACCACTCAAGTCTGGAATCGCGGCGGCTTTCATGTGCGGTATGCGGTGGTGCTGATGGGCCAGGAGCGTTTCATGCTGGTGCAGCCGGTGGCGGGCAACTTGCGCGAGTTGTTGGACGCCCACGGTGAGGGGATGATTTATCGGCATTGCTACACCACGCCGGATATTGAGGTGGCCTATGCCGAGTTGATGGCCGAGGGTGTGCAGCCGCAGGATGAAAACGGCCGGCCCTTGAGCCTGGCGGATCTGCAATCGCCGTCCGGCACGCGCATCATTTGGTTGCCCAAGCGCTTTGGGCATTTCTCCATCGAGATTCTGGAGGAGAAAGGCTTGGAGGCGTTTATGCTGGCCGCGTTTGCTTGA
- a CDS encoding BPL-N domain-containing protein, with the protein MKLPAIAAAFFVLATVQSPWAQAATPITHVAIYRGPAGCDDCSENVKNALLRLSPNYQIDFVGADEAIDITPQNLARYDLYVQPGGGQDIPAALDSFGDARVDAIRDYVAKGGRYLGLCMGAYLADNSNFGLIPQDLDSEAGRPGFEVRGIEDAAVRVVWDGKPDSVFYQDGPYFPKADGRAPYTVIATYRNGDVAAARYRYEKGVVVLSGPHPEAGEEWFENAGIALSEMPRGELFGVLVGRVGE; encoded by the coding sequence ATGAAACTGCCCGCCATCGCTGCTGCATTTTTTGTACTCGCCACCGTGCAATCACCTTGGGCACAGGCCGCAACGCCCATCACCCACGTCGCCATCTACCGTGGCCCGGCGGGCTGTGATGACTGTTCCGAGAACGTCAAAAACGCCTTGCTGCGGCTCAGCCCCAACTACCAGATCGACTTTGTGGGCGCGGATGAAGCGATCGACATCACTCCGCAGAACCTCGCGCGCTACGACCTCTATGTTCAGCCGGGCGGTGGGCAGGATATTCCGGCTGCGCTCGACAGCTTCGGTGATGCACGCGTGGACGCCATTCGCGACTATGTGGCCAAGGGCGGGCGTTACCTGGGGTTATGCATGGGCGCTTATCTTGCCGATAACAGCAACTTCGGGTTGATACCCCAGGACCTCGACTCCGAAGCCGGGCGCCCGGGGTTTGAAGTGCGCGGGATCGAAGACGCGGCGGTGCGAGTGGTGTGGGATGGCAAGCCGGACAGCGTGTTCTATCAGGACGGGCCGTATTTTCCCAAGGCTGATGGGCGTGCGCCGTATACGGTGATTGCGACGTATCGCAATGGCGATGTGGCGGCGGCGCGGTATCGGTATGAGAAGGGCGTGGTGGTGTTGAGTGGGCCGCATCCGGAAGCGGGGGAGGAGTGGTTTGAGAACGCGGGGATTGCGCTGAGTGAGATGCCGCGGGGGGAGTTGTTTGGGGTGTTGGTGGGGCGGGTTGGGGAATGA